A single window of Brevundimonas naejangsanensis DNA harbors:
- a CDS encoding amidohydrolase: protein MKKTTLTAVMAAVLAAGAAPAVAQDAALKAAVKADYDANLGALFDHFHRNPELSGLEVQTAARMAQELRALGYEVATGVGGTGVVAVLRNGPGPTVMIRADMDGLPVEEKSGLANASTARQVDTDGVEKPVMHACGHDVHITALVGTARQMQARKANWSGTLVLVAQPAEERIFGARAMVQDGLYSRFPKPDYALAFHVSSDTPTGRIGVPLGITSSSSDSVDIAVHGVATHGASPHLGVDPILVASHIVVALQSLRSRETSPLEGAVVTVGAIKGGIKHNIISDRVDMQLTVRSDSPEVRAKLLDGIDRISANTARALGVPEDKLPTVVRSPLENTPPTINDAETAARVREALTAGLGDGVLIDNPRTGMGAEDFAEFVTPELGVKGVYFRVGGTPADQVKGAPGHHSGLFRITPEPAVTLGVEGSVLAAEALMPKR, encoded by the coding sequence ATGAAGAAGACCACGCTCACCGCCGTTATGGCCGCCGTTCTGGCCGCAGGCGCCGCGCCCGCCGTGGCGCAGGACGCCGCCCTGAAGGCTGCCGTCAAGGCCGACTACGACGCCAACCTCGGCGCCCTGTTCGACCACTTCCACCGCAACCCCGAGCTGTCGGGTCTCGAAGTCCAGACTGCGGCCCGCATGGCGCAGGAGTTGCGCGCTCTCGGCTATGAGGTCGCCACCGGCGTCGGCGGCACGGGCGTGGTCGCCGTCCTGCGCAACGGCCCCGGCCCCACGGTCATGATCCGCGCCGACATGGACGGCCTGCCGGTCGAGGAGAAGTCGGGCCTCGCCAACGCCTCCACCGCCCGTCAGGTCGACACCGACGGGGTGGAGAAGCCCGTCATGCACGCCTGCGGCCACGACGTGCACATCACCGCCCTGGTCGGCACGGCGCGCCAGATGCAGGCGCGCAAGGCCAACTGGTCCGGCACTTTGGTCCTGGTCGCCCAGCCGGCCGAGGAACGCATCTTCGGCGCCCGCGCCATGGTGCAGGACGGCCTCTACTCCCGCTTCCCCAAGCCGGACTACGCCCTGGCCTTCCACGTCTCGTCCGACACGCCGACGGGCCGGATCGGCGTGCCGCTGGGCATCACCTCGTCCAGTTCGGACAGCGTGGACATCGCCGTGCACGGCGTCGCCACCCACGGCGCCTCCCCGCACCTGGGGGTCGATCCGATCTTGGTCGCCTCGCATATCGTGGTCGCGCTGCAATCCCTGCGCAGCCGCGAGACCAGCCCGCTGGAGGGCGCCGTGGTCACGGTCGGCGCCATCAAGGGCGGCATCAAGCACAACATCATCTCCGACCGCGTCGACATGCAGCTGACCGTACGCTCGGACAGCCCCGAAGTTCGCGCCAAGCTGCTGGACGGCATCGACCGCATCTCGGCGAACACCGCCCGCGCCCTGGGCGTGCCCGAAGACAAGCTGCCGACCGTCGTGCGATCGCCGCTGGAAAACACGCCGCCCACCATCAATGACGCCGAGACGGCCGCCCGCGTCCGCGAGGCCCTGACGGCGGGTCTGGGCGATGGCGTCCTGATCGACAATCCGCGCACCGGCATGGGCGCCGAGGACTTCGCCGAGTTCGTCACCCCGGAACTGGGGGTGAAGGGCGTCTACTTCCGCGTCGGCGGCACTCCGGCCGATCAGGTCAAAGGCGCGCCGGGCCACCACTCAGGCCTGTTCCGCATCACGCCCGAGCCCGCCGTCACCCTGGGCGTCGAGGGCTCGGTCCTGGCCGCCGAGGCCCTGATGCCGAAACGGTAA
- a CDS encoding DUF6481 family protein, which produces MRDLKNTGFNDRLSAQKDAKQALLARFKPKPMVQDPEFEKLAAKRAAEKEALRQQHELAKAEQRREKAEKDAARLAADMAAQEEVDAAKRAARKERKQLTKEEQKAARDARYAARKARNR; this is translated from the coding sequence ATGCGCGACCTCAAGAACACCGGCTTCAACGACCGCCTGTCCGCCCAGAAAGACGCCAAACAAGCCCTGCTGGCCCGGTTCAAGCCAAAGCCGATGGTTCAGGACCCCGAGTTCGAAAAGCTGGCCGCCAAGCGCGCCGCCGAGAAGGAGGCCCTTCGCCAGCAACACGAACTCGCCAAGGCCGAACAGCGCCGTGAGAAGGCCGAGAAGGACGCCGCCCGCCTGGCCGCCGACATGGCCGCTCAGGAAGAGGTGGACGCCGCCAAGCGCGCCGCTCGCAAGGAGCGCAAGCAACTGACCAAGGAAGAGCAGAAGGCTGCTCGCGACGCCCGTTACGCCGCCCGCAAGGCGCGCAATCGCTGA
- a CDS encoding mitochondrial fission ELM1 family protein, with product MSAPLAIWVVSDGRTGIQNQALGLAEAVARMTPAQIETKQVRWRPAFDRWPSALKTPAMLAPGSFDPRTVTQWPDLWIATGRASLPLSARVRDWSGGKTFVVQTQDPRWRNDRYDLIVAPAHDGLSGPNVLSITGSPHRITRARLAEAAPAFAARIAPLPHPRVAVMVGGTSSAFDLPPAHAADLAERIAEAVAAAKGSLLLTYSRRTPEAAKAAMTERLSALPGWIWDGEGDNPLFAMLDAADHILVTEDSANMAAEAASTGKPVHILPMVAKKAPGKFARLHADLQARGAARPFDGALTPWTYAPLDETERAARAILAALQTR from the coding sequence GTGAGCGCCCCTCTTGCCATCTGGGTCGTCTCCGACGGGCGAACCGGCATCCAGAACCAGGCCCTGGGCCTGGCCGAGGCCGTCGCCCGCATGACCCCCGCGCAGATCGAGACCAAGCAGGTCCGCTGGCGCCCCGCCTTCGACCGGTGGCCGTCGGCGCTGAAGACCCCCGCCATGCTGGCGCCGGGGTCTTTCGATCCCCGCACCGTGACCCAGTGGCCGGACCTGTGGATCGCCACGGGCCGCGCCAGCCTGCCCCTGTCGGCGCGCGTGCGCGACTGGAGCGGCGGCAAGACCTTCGTCGTCCAGACCCAGGATCCGCGCTGGCGCAACGACCGCTATGACCTGATCGTCGCCCCCGCCCATGACGGCCTCAGCGGCCCCAACGTCCTGTCGATCACCGGCAGCCCCCACCGCATCACGCGCGCAAGACTGGCCGAGGCGGCGCCCGCCTTCGCCGCGCGCATCGCCCCCCTGCCCCATCCGCGCGTGGCGGTGATGGTCGGCGGAACCTCCTCCGCCTTCGACCTGCCGCCTGCTCACGCCGCCGATCTGGCCGAGCGCATCGCCGAGGCCGTCGCCGCTGCGAAGGGCTCCCTGTTGCTGACCTATTCGCGCCGCACGCCGGAAGCCGCCAAGGCGGCGATGACCGAGCGCCTGTCGGCCCTGCCCGGCTGGATCTGGGACGGCGAGGGCGACAACCCCCTGTTCGCCATGCTCGACGCCGCCGACCACATCCTCGTCACTGAGGACAGCGCCAACATGGCCGCCGAGGCCGCCTCGACCGGCAAGCCCGTCCACATCCTTCCCATGGTCGCGAAGAAGGCGCCCGGCAAGTTCGCCCGCCTGCACGCCGACCTTCAGGCGCGCGGCGCCGCCCGCCCCTTCGACGGGGCGCTGACGCCGTGGACCTATGCGCCGTTGGATGAGACCGAACGCGCCGCCCGCGCCATCCTGGCGGCCCTGCAGACCCGCTGA
- the greA gene encoding transcription elongation factor GreA: MEKVPMTAEGYRALDDQLKQLKSVERPSVIAAIAEAREHGDLSENAEYHAAKERQGWIEGSIAEIEDKLSRAQVIDVSKLSGDQVKFGATVTFVDEDTEEEGVYQIVGEHEADVKLGKISIASPIARALISKEVGDVVEVNTPGGVKAYEILKVEWK, from the coding sequence ATGGAAAAAGTGCCGATGACGGCCGAGGGTTATCGCGCCCTCGACGACCAACTCAAGCAATTGAAGTCGGTGGAGCGACCCAGCGTGATCGCCGCCATCGCGGAAGCCCGCGAGCATGGCGATCTGTCTGAAAACGCCGAATATCACGCCGCCAAGGAGCGTCAGGGCTGGATCGAGGGCTCGATCGCCGAGATCGAGGACAAGCTGTCCCGCGCCCAGGTCATCGACGTGTCCAAACTGTCGGGCGACCAGGTCAAGTTCGGCGCCACCGTCACCTTCGTGGATGAGGACACCGAGGAAGAAGGCGTCTACCAGATCGTCGGCGAACACGAGGCCGACGTGAAGCTGGGCAAGATTTCCATCGCCTCCCCGATCGCCCGCGCCCTGATCTCCAAGGAGGTCGGCGACGTGGTCGAGGTCAACACGCCCGGCGGCGTGAAGGCCTATGAGATCCTCAAGGTCGAGTGGAAGTAA
- a CDS encoding cell wall hydrolase, translating into MQIAGFRRRQASLYGQRMILGRLTPLKTTGRRALAAAPAAMAVTLAAMGVAMSASSTPRPDIDRTAEALAHATGGDLGPNGLAAVMARMDAGQLAVARRHDPALGLPELYGLTPGWESLTLGGKPSLDQGVAGVAAQQLNAAMPNALGALQPARPFVFRPADEASRRRALRCLTQAVYYEAALEPTEGQEGVAQVVLNRVRDPNYPSSVCGVVYQGAERTTGCQFSFTCDGSLARGPVRWAWDRAERVAARALNGHVAERVGTATHYHADYVHPWWSPTLAKITQVGAHIFYRWKGAAGETAAFVNAYAGREPSIDEARFAQSRVLLATAADSVEEALAGAKSGELRTVEIDGQTRVVGIASLGGRRQASKDEIAAINERLKAFESGAVPSVTVTAPPPAGVTPMAVEEVGKPQG; encoded by the coding sequence ATGCAGATCGCTGGTTTCCGGCGCCGTCAGGCGTCGCTATACGGACAGCGCATGATCCTCGGCCGCCTCACGCCGCTGAAGACGACTGGACGCCGCGCCCTGGCTGCGGCGCCCGCCGCCATGGCCGTGACCCTGGCGGCGATGGGCGTGGCCATGTCGGCCAGCTCGACGCCCCGCCCCGACATCGACCGCACGGCCGAGGCCCTGGCCCACGCCACCGGCGGCGACCTGGGCCCGAACGGTCTGGCGGCCGTGATGGCGCGCATGGACGCGGGGCAGCTGGCCGTGGCGCGACGGCACGACCCGGCGCTGGGCCTGCCCGAACTGTATGGCCTGACGCCCGGCTGGGAGAGCCTGACCTTGGGCGGCAAGCCCAGCCTGGATCAGGGCGTGGCCGGCGTCGCCGCCCAGCAGTTGAACGCCGCCATGCCCAACGCCCTAGGCGCGCTCCAGCCCGCGCGGCCCTTTGTCTTCCGCCCCGCCGATGAGGCGTCGCGCCGGCGCGCCCTGCGCTGCCTGACCCAGGCGGTCTATTATGAGGCGGCCTTGGAGCCGACCGAGGGGCAGGAGGGCGTGGCCCAGGTCGTGCTGAACCGGGTGCGCGATCCCAACTATCCCTCCAGCGTCTGCGGCGTCGTCTATCAGGGCGCCGAGCGGACCACGGGTTGCCAGTTCAGCTTCACCTGCGACGGCTCCCTGGCGCGCGGGCCGGTGCGCTGGGCCTGGGACCGAGCCGAGCGGGTCGCGGCTCGCGCTCTGAACGGCCATGTGGCCGAGCGCGTGGGCACGGCCACGCACTACCACGCCGATTACGTCCACCCCTGGTGGTCGCCGACCCTGGCCAAGATCACTCAGGTCGGGGCGCACATCTTCTATCGCTGGAAGGGCGCGGCCGGAGAGACGGCCGCCTTCGTCAACGCCTATGCGGGCCGGGAGCCGTCGATCGACGAGGCGCGCTTCGCCCAGTCGCGCGTTTTGCTGGCCACGGCGGCGGACAGCGTCGAGGAGGCTCTGGCCGGCGCCAAGTCCGGCGAACTGCGCACGGTCGAGATCGACGGCCAGACCCGCGTGGTGGGGATCGCCAGCCTCGGCGGCCGTCGGCAGGCCAGTAAGGACGAGATCGCCGCCATCAACGAGCGGCTGAAGGCCTTTGAAAGCGGCGCCGTCCCCAGCGTGACCGTAACCGCCCCGCCGCCCGCCGGCGTCACCCCCATGGCCGTCGAAGAGGTCGGCAAGCCGCAGGGGTGA
- the nadC gene encoding carboxylating nicotinate-nucleotide diphosphorylase — MTKDVSVTRTLPDLLIEPVVRMALAEDLGRTGDVTAQACIPEDARFGAVFAARQAGVMAGGAVVRIAVHALDPQATVTVKVADGEAFEAGAVLVAVEANARALLAAERTALNLLGRMCGIAALTRTYVQAVAGTHARIADTRKTTPGLRALEKHAVACGGGLNHRFGLDDAILIKDNHVAVCGGAGEAVRRAKAFAPHLMKVEVEVDGLDQLDEVLPERPDVIMLDNFSLDDMAEAVRRVRDSAFGPVVLEASGGVNLTTVAGIAATGVDVISVGALTHSVMQLDIGLDAD, encoded by the coding sequence ATGACGAAGGACGTTTCCGTGACCCGAACCCTGCCGGACCTGCTGATCGAGCCCGTGGTGCGCATGGCGCTGGCCGAGGATCTGGGGCGCACGGGCGATGTGACGGCGCAGGCCTGCATCCCCGAGGACGCCCGCTTCGGCGCCGTCTTCGCGGCGCGCCAGGCCGGGGTGATGGCGGGCGGGGCGGTGGTGCGGATCGCCGTCCATGCGCTCGACCCTCAGGCGACGGTGACGGTCAAGGTCGCCGACGGCGAGGCGTTCGAGGCGGGGGCCGTGCTGGTCGCGGTCGAGGCGAACGCCCGCGCCCTGCTGGCGGCCGAGCGGACGGCGCTGAACCTGCTGGGCCGGATGTGCGGCATCGCTGCCCTGACGCGGACCTATGTGCAGGCGGTCGCAGGGACGCACGCGCGCATCGCCGACACCCGCAAGACCACGCCGGGCCTGCGCGCGCTGGAGAAGCATGCGGTGGCCTGCGGCGGCGGGCTGAACCATCGCTTCGGCCTGGATGACGCCATCCTGATCAAGGACAACCACGTCGCCGTCTGCGGCGGGGCGGGCGAGGCGGTGCGCCGCGCCAAAGCCTTCGCCCCGCACCTGATGAAGGTCGAGGTCGAGGTCGACGGCCTGGATCAGCTGGACGAGGTGCTGCCCGAGCGGCCCGACGTGATCATGCTGGACAATTTCAGCTTGGACGACATGGCCGAGGCGGTGCGGCGGGTGCGGGACAGCGCCTTCGGGCCGGTGGTGCTGGAGGCGTCAGGCGGGGTGAACCTGACCACGGTCGCGGGCATCGCTGCGACCGGCGTGGACGTCATCTCCGTGGGCGCGTTGACCCATTCGGTGATGCAGCTGGATATCGGCCTGGACGCCGATTGA
- a CDS encoding Dps family protein yields the protein MNAIDTGLKPKERADVARELSKVLADSYALYLKTHGYHWNVRGPEFFSLHNLLEEQYREIWAALDEIAERIRALGELAPQSAAAFANLTSIKDGDPEKDSAAMLKELVKDHGVVIATARAALDAADEVGDEASVDLMTVRLAAHEKAAWMLRSSLGDR from the coding sequence ATGAACGCCATCGACACCGGTCTGAAGCCCAAGGAACGCGCCGACGTCGCGCGCGAACTGTCCAAGGTTCTGGCCGACAGCTACGCCCTCTATCTGAAGACGCACGGCTATCACTGGAACGTGCGCGGGCCGGAGTTCTTCAGCCTGCACAACCTGCTGGAAGAACAGTACCGCGAGATCTGGGCCGCGCTGGACGAGATCGCCGAGCGCATCCGCGCCCTGGGCGAGCTGGCGCCGCAGAGCGCCGCGGCCTTCGCCAATCTGACCTCGATCAAGGACGGCGATCCTGAGAAGGATTCCGCAGCCATGCTCAAGGAGTTGGTCAAGGACCACGGCGTGGTCATCGCCACCGCTCGCGCCGCGCTCGACGCCGCCGACGAGGTCGGGGACGAAGCCTCGGTCGACCTGATGACGGTGCGTCTGGCCGCGCACGAAAAGGCCGCCTGGATGCTGCGCTCCAGCCTCGGCGACCGATAG
- a CDS encoding cell wall hydrolase encodes MSFSSQTRALMHAARSFRLRPTTAAAAFGGVVGLAVGGAYLGGLAAQASTVRQQAERLQGAYTQEALAEAAGGLDASALAIAHRHDPYSVAGSAQRDRQAELLTARLEQLEGQDGLRRANLQTAGATKMSAARPFRLDGALDQSRDLECLTQAVYYEARGEGRDGMKAVAQVVLNRARHPAFPKTVCAVVYQGANRGTGCQFSFTCNGAMRGAVNRSAWNRAREVATKALSGQVFSAVGNATHFHTTAVSPSWRNNLIRVNQVGDHLFYRFGGRSGASQAFAYNPRPSGPAEAAPRLVQASLDPVEAARNASGAVAYTAVVAREVLASGKAETPPPTPSSSGSAAPSPKPGAPVSVSAEA; translated from the coding sequence TTGTCTTTCTCCTCGCAGACGCGCGCGCTGATGCACGCCGCCCGCTCATTCCGCCTGCGCCCCACGACGGCGGCGGCGGCGTTCGGCGGCGTGGTCGGCCTCGCAGTCGGAGGGGCCTATCTGGGCGGCCTGGCCGCCCAGGCCTCGACCGTGCGCCAACAGGCCGAGCGCCTGCAGGGCGCCTATACTCAGGAAGCCTTGGCCGAAGCGGCCGGCGGACTGGACGCCAGCGCCCTTGCCATCGCCCACCGCCACGACCCCTACTCCGTCGCCGGCTCGGCCCAACGCGACCGCCAGGCCGAGCTGCTGACCGCCCGCCTGGAACAGCTTGAAGGCCAGGACGGCCTGCGCCGGGCCAACCTGCAAACCGCCGGCGCGACCAAGATGTCCGCCGCCCGCCCCTTCCGCCTCGACGGCGCGCTGGACCAATCGCGCGACCTGGAATGCCTGACCCAGGCCGTCTATTATGAAGCGCGCGGCGAAGGCCGCGACGGCATGAAGGCGGTGGCCCAGGTGGTGCTGAACCGCGCCCGCCACCCCGCCTTCCCCAAGACGGTCTGCGCCGTCGTCTATCAGGGCGCAAACCGCGGCACGGGTTGCCAGTTCAGCTTCACCTGCAACGGCGCCATGCGCGGCGCCGTCAACCGCAGCGCCTGGAACCGCGCCCGCGAAGTGGCGACCAAGGCCCTGTCCGGCCAGGTATTCAGCGCCGTGGGCAACGCCACCCACTTCCACACCACCGCCGTCTCGCCGTCATGGCGCAACAATCTGATCCGCGTGAATCAGGTCGGCGATCACCTGTTCTATCGCTTCGGCGGTCGTTCGGGCGCCAGCCAGGCCTTCGCCTACAACCCGCGTCCGTCGGGTCCGGCCGAGGCCGCACCCCGCCTGGTGCAGGCCAGCCTCGATCCGGTCGAAGCCGCCCGCAACGCTTCGGGCGCCGTGGCCTACACCGCCGTCGTGGCGCGCGAGGTCTTGGCATCCGGCAAGGCCGAGACTCCGCCGCCGACGCCGTCCAGCTCGGGGAGCGCTGCGCCGTCGCCCAAGCCGGGCGCTCCGGTCTCGGTCAGCGCCGAGGCTTGA
- the trxB gene encoding thioredoxin-disulfide reductase — translation MTQARNVRVAIIGSGPAGWTAAIYAARASLNPVMIAGLQPGGQLTITTDVENYPGFAETIQGPWLMQQMQAQAEHVGTEVLHDIVTQADLSQRPFRLTLDSGAEILAETVIISTGAQAKWLGLESEQKYQGFGVSACATCDGFFYRGKQVVVVGGGNTAVEEALFLTNFAETVTVVHRRDEFRAEKILQERLFAHPKIKVIWDSAVEEIVGVVDGVARNVTGVRLKNVKTGESSEIPADGVFIAIGHAPSSELFQGQLETKAGGYLVVKPGTAATAIEGVWAAGDVTDDVYRQAVTAAGMGCMAALEAARFLAEEDHKAAQNPISHKEAEKIGAW, via the coding sequence ATGACCCAAGCTCGTAACGTCCGCGTCGCCATCATCGGTTCCGGCCCCGCCGGCTGGACCGCAGCCATCTACGCCGCCCGCGCCTCGCTGAACCCGGTGATGATCGCCGGGCTTCAGCCTGGCGGCCAGCTCACTATCACCACGGACGTCGAGAACTACCCCGGGTTCGCCGAGACCATCCAGGGCCCCTGGCTGATGCAGCAGATGCAGGCCCAGGCTGAACATGTCGGCACGGAAGTCCTGCATGACATCGTGACCCAGGCCGACCTGTCCCAGCGCCCCTTCCGCCTGACGCTCGATTCAGGCGCGGAAATCCTGGCCGAAACGGTCATCATCTCCACCGGCGCCCAGGCCAAGTGGCTGGGGCTGGAGAGCGAGCAAAAATATCAGGGCTTCGGCGTGTCCGCCTGCGCCACCTGCGACGGCTTCTTCTATCGCGGCAAGCAGGTGGTGGTCGTCGGCGGCGGCAATACCGCGGTCGAGGAAGCCCTGTTCCTGACCAACTTCGCCGAGACCGTGACCGTGGTGCACCGCCGAGACGAGTTCCGCGCCGAAAAGATCCTGCAGGAGCGCCTGTTCGCCCACCCCAAGATCAAGGTGATCTGGGACTCGGCCGTTGAGGAGATTGTCGGGGTCGTGGACGGCGTCGCCCGCAACGTCACCGGCGTGCGCCTGAAGAACGTCAAGACCGGCGAGAGCAGCGAAATCCCCGCCGACGGCGTCTTCATCGCCATCGGCCACGCGCCCTCGTCAGAGCTGTTCCAGGGTCAGTTGGAGACCAAGGCCGGCGGGTATCTTGTCGTCAAGCCGGGCACGGCGGCGACGGCCATCGAGGGCGTCTGGGCCGCCGGCGACGTGACAGACGACGTTTATCGCCAGGCGGTGACGGCGGCGGGCATGGGCTGCATGGCTGCGCTGGAGGCCGCCCGCTTCCTGGCCGAGGAAGACCACAAGGCCGCCCAGAATCCCATCAGTCACAAAGAAGCCGAGAAGATCGGCGCCTGGTGA